In Streptomyces violaceusniger Tu 4113, one DNA window encodes the following:
- a CDS encoding FAD-dependent oxidoreductase, whose protein sequence is MIAEPDILIVGGGLGGVAAALAACRAGRRVVMTEETDWIGGQLTAQAVPPDEHPWVEQFGTTATYRALREGIRAYYRQWYPLRAEALGLTELNPGAGRVSKLCHEPRVALAVLEGMLAPYRAAGLLTVLTEHRAVSAETDGDMIRAVTVRDLRSGGRTTFTARYVVDATETGELLDLAGVEHANGAEAQDEFGEPHAPAAARPENQQGITVCFALSHHEGEDHTVERPEDYDFWRSYRPDFWPGPLLGFEAPDPRTLESVPRTFLPNPDLDPLAVSADQSADAGDKELWGFRRILARGLHRPGAFGSDITLVNWPLNDYWLKPYIGQEAEALHEARQLSLSVLYWLQTEAPRADGGTGFPGLRIRPDVTGTADGLAKAAYVRESRRIKAVTTVVEQDVAIDVVGPHGRTRYRDSVGVGGYRVDLHPSTGGDTYIDVGSVPFEIPLGALVPRRVRNLLPAGKNIGTTHITNGCYRLHPVEWNVGEVAGALAAHCLDEGVEPHQVQAEDKRFEEFGRLLDRAGVQRRWPDVRGY, encoded by the coding sequence GTGATAGCGGAACCGGACATCCTGATCGTCGGTGGCGGCCTCGGCGGAGTCGCCGCCGCGCTCGCCGCCTGCCGGGCGGGCCGACGCGTGGTGATGACCGAGGAGACGGACTGGATCGGCGGTCAGCTCACCGCGCAGGCGGTGCCGCCGGACGAGCACCCCTGGGTGGAGCAGTTCGGTACGACGGCTACGTACCGGGCGCTGCGCGAGGGAATCCGCGCCTACTACCGGCAGTGGTACCCGCTGCGCGCCGAGGCGCTGGGGCTTACGGAGCTGAACCCGGGAGCCGGCCGGGTCAGCAAGCTGTGCCATGAGCCGCGGGTGGCGCTCGCCGTCCTCGAGGGCATGCTCGCCCCGTACCGGGCCGCGGGCCTGCTGACCGTCCTGACCGAGCACCGCGCCGTGTCCGCCGAGACGGACGGCGACATGATCCGCGCGGTGACCGTGCGCGACCTGCGCTCCGGCGGGCGGACCACGTTCACCGCCCGGTACGTCGTCGACGCCACGGAGACCGGTGAACTGCTCGACCTCGCCGGTGTGGAGCACGCCAACGGGGCGGAGGCGCAGGACGAGTTCGGCGAGCCGCACGCCCCCGCCGCGGCGCGGCCCGAGAACCAGCAGGGCATCACCGTGTGCTTCGCGCTCTCGCACCACGAGGGCGAGGACCACACCGTGGAGCGGCCAGAGGACTACGACTTCTGGCGTTCCTACCGGCCCGACTTCTGGCCGGGTCCGCTGCTCGGCTTCGAGGCGCCCGACCCGCGCACCCTGGAGTCCGTGCCCCGCACCTTCCTTCCCAACCCGGACCTCGACCCGCTCGCGGTCAGCGCCGACCAGAGCGCCGACGCCGGGGACAAGGAGCTGTGGGGATTCCGCCGGATCCTCGCCCGCGGACTGCACCGGCCGGGCGCCTTCGGCTCGGACATCACCCTCGTCAACTGGCCGCTGAACGACTACTGGCTCAAGCCGTACATCGGCCAGGAGGCCGAAGCCCTGCACGAGGCGCGCCAGTTGTCGCTGTCGGTGCTGTACTGGCTGCAGACGGAGGCACCACGGGCGGACGGCGGCACCGGCTTCCCGGGGCTGCGCATCCGACCGGACGTCACCGGCACCGCGGACGGTCTGGCCAAGGCGGCCTACGTGCGCGAGTCGCGGCGCATCAAGGCGGTGACCACCGTCGTCGAGCAGGACGTCGCGATCGACGTGGTCGGTCCCCATGGCAGGACCCGCTACCGCGATTCGGTCGGGGTCGGCGGCTACCGCGTCGACCTGCACCCCTCCACGGGCGGCGACACCTACATCGACGTCGGCTCCGTGCCGTTCGAGATCCCGCTCGGCGCGCTGGTGCCGCGCCGGGTGCGGAACCTGCTGCCCGCCGGCAAGAACATCGGCACCACCCACATCACCAACGGCTGCTACCGGCTGCACCCGGTCGAGTGGAACGTCGGCGAGGTCGCGGGCGCGCTCGCCGCGCACTGTCTGGACGAGGGCGTGGAGCCCCACCAGGTGCAGGCCGAGGACAAGCGGTTCGAGGAGTTCGGCCGCCTCCTGGACCGGGCGGGTGTGCAGCGCCGCTGGCCCGACGTCCGCGGCTACTGA
- a CDS encoding hydantoinase/oxoprolinase family protein yields MTPDRRIRVGIDVGGTFTDAVAVDAAALTLVGQVKVPTSHHHEDGVAHGIVEALEQLLAKLDRTAGDVVFLAHGTTQATNALLEGDVATVGLIGIGDGPGAVITRRLAAFGKLELTPGKRLPLVYAHVADPSAQAEVRAAVERVRAEGAEVLVATEPFGVDRPEGEQAVLDVARPTGLPLAAAHEITSMYGLHKRTRTAVVNAAILPRMLATADLVDASITKAGVTAPLMVMRCDGGVMSLDEMRRRPLLTILSGPAAGVAGALMQERVSEGVFLETGGTSTDISVVRRGKVAVRHATILGKTSYLSALDVRTVGVGGGSMVRVSRGQVAGVGPRSAHIAGLPYACFASLEELRDARVAMVRPMAGDPDDYVVLDAAGGRFAVTMTCAANALGRVGEEDFARSDQEVARTALAPLAATLGTDVAGAARSVLDAGTEQVRSVVDAMIRDYRLDRDTALLVGGGGGAAAVTPHLAASTGLEGRIARHSEVISPIGVALALVREQVERIVPGATQEQILAVRAEAERAVVAQGAAADGVEVEVTVDPQTNTVRAVATGATELRTQDRAHRADADERLRAAATSLKTPETRVRTLAGTDAYTVYGTEVRRRLRTDRHPVRVVDADGVVRLGAADARVETMTVEGSGEALAALVRDATSYGDGGIRAPAVRLLVGGRIADLSGVLEPEALLALARAELRPRGAGEPVVAVVESRT; encoded by the coding sequence ATGACTCCAGACCGCCGCATCCGCGTCGGCATCGACGTGGGTGGCACGTTCACCGATGCCGTGGCGGTCGACGCCGCCGCGCTCACACTGGTGGGCCAGGTGAAGGTGCCCACCAGCCACCACCACGAGGACGGTGTCGCCCACGGCATCGTCGAGGCGCTCGAACAGCTCCTGGCGAAGCTCGACCGGACGGCGGGCGACGTCGTGTTCCTGGCGCACGGCACGACCCAGGCCACCAACGCCCTGCTGGAGGGCGATGTGGCCACGGTCGGGCTGATCGGGATCGGTGACGGGCCCGGCGCGGTGATCACCCGGCGGCTCGCCGCCTTCGGCAAGCTCGAACTCACCCCCGGCAAGCGGCTTCCGCTGGTGTACGCGCATGTGGCCGATCCGTCCGCGCAGGCCGAGGTGCGCGCGGCCGTGGAGCGGGTGCGGGCCGAGGGGGCCGAAGTCCTCGTCGCCACGGAGCCGTTCGGGGTGGACCGGCCCGAGGGCGAGCAGGCCGTGCTCGACGTGGCGCGGCCCACGGGGCTGCCGCTGGCCGCGGCCCACGAGATCACCTCGATGTACGGGCTGCACAAGCGGACCCGGACGGCGGTGGTGAACGCCGCGATCCTGCCGCGGATGCTGGCGACGGCCGATCTGGTGGACGCGTCCATCACAAAGGCCGGGGTGACCGCGCCGCTGATGGTGATGCGTTGCGACGGCGGCGTGATGTCGCTGGACGAGATGCGCCGGCGCCCGCTGCTGACGATCCTGTCCGGCCCGGCGGCAGGCGTCGCCGGAGCCCTGATGCAGGAGCGGGTCAGCGAGGGCGTGTTCCTGGAGACGGGCGGCACCTCCACCGACATCAGCGTGGTGCGGCGGGGAAAGGTGGCGGTGCGCCACGCGACGATCCTCGGCAAGACCTCGTATCTGAGCGCCCTCGACGTCCGTACGGTCGGGGTCGGCGGCGGCTCCATGGTGCGGGTCTCCCGCGGGCAGGTGGCCGGCGTCGGTCCGCGCAGCGCGCACATCGCGGGCCTGCCCTACGCCTGCTTCGCCTCGCTCGAGGAACTGCGGGACGCCCGGGTGGCGATGGTGCGGCCGATGGCCGGTGACCCGGACGACTACGTGGTCCTCGACGCCGCGGGCGGCCGGTTCGCGGTGACGATGACATGCGCGGCGAACGCGCTCGGACGGGTCGGGGAGGAGGACTTCGCACGCAGCGACCAGGAGGTCGCGCGGACCGCCCTCGCCCCGCTGGCCGCCACACTCGGCACGGATGTGGCCGGTGCGGCGCGGTCGGTGCTCGACGCGGGGACGGAGCAGGTCAGGTCGGTGGTGGACGCCATGATCCGCGACTACCGCCTGGACCGGGACACCGCACTCCTGGTGGGCGGCGGTGGGGGAGCGGCGGCGGTGACGCCGCACCTGGCCGCCTCCACCGGGCTCGAAGGACGCATCGCCCGGCACAGCGAGGTCATCAGCCCCATCGGGGTGGCGCTCGCGCTGGTGCGCGAACAGGTCGAGCGCATCGTGCCCGGCGCCACCCAGGAACAGATCCTCGCGGTACGCGCCGAGGCCGAGCGGGCGGTCGTCGCCCAGGGCGCCGCCGCCGACGGCGTCGAGGTGGAGGTGACCGTCGACCCGCAGACCAACACCGTCCGGGCGGTCGCGACGGGCGCCACCGAACTGCGCACCCAGGACCGGGCGCACCGAGCCGATGCCGACGAGCGGCTGCGCGCCGCCGCCACCAGCCTCAAGACACCCGAGACCCGCGTGCGGACGCTGGCGGGGACGGACGCGTACACGGTGTACGGCACCGAGGTGCGGCGCCGGTTGCGGACGGACCGCCATCCGGTGCGGGTGGTGGACGCGGACGGTGTGGTGCGGCTCGGCGCGGCGGACGCGCGGGTGGAGACCATGACGGTGGAGGGCTCCGGCGAGGCGCTCGCCGCACTGGTCCGCGACGCGACCTCCTACGGTGACGGAGGCATACGGGCCCCGGCGGTGCGGCTCCTGGTGGGCGGCCGGATCGCGGACCTCTCCGGGGTCCTGGAGCCCGAGGCGCTGCTCGCCCTGGCCCGCGCCGAGCTGCGTCCGCGCGGCGCCGGGGAGCCGGTCGTCGCCGTCGTGGAGTCGCGGACATGA